Proteins encoded within one genomic window of Pseudalkalibacillus sp. SCS-8:
- a CDS encoding 3-hydroxyacyl-CoA dehydrogenase NAD-binding domain-containing protein — protein sequence MTKDIKKITVVGTGVIGNGWITRFLANGYDVVATDPAEGAEDRMRRAIESAWPYVEELGLAEGASKDRLTFEKDLATAVAEADFIQENVPEVEDLKESVLQQIDQHAKPDAIIASSTSGIKPSYLQRGLQHPERFVVAHPFHPVYILPLVEVVPGQSTTKENTDSAVEFFEGMKMKALLVRHEIEGHIADRLIEAIWRESLHIVNEGIATTEEVDQAFIYGAGLRYAQYGPFLTFHLAGGEGGMRHMLKQFGPALKKPWTKLEAPELTDELHDRVVAGCEEQSGACSLSDLDKNRNEFLVKLLELVKDHWPEAKKAEKEHV from the coding sequence ATGACCAAAGATATCAAGAAGATTACAGTCGTCGGTACAGGCGTCATCGGTAACGGGTGGATCACGCGATTTCTTGCAAACGGTTATGATGTGGTCGCGACAGACCCTGCTGAAGGGGCAGAGGACCGAATGCGTAGAGCAATTGAAAGTGCGTGGCCCTATGTGGAAGAGCTTGGACTTGCAGAAGGAGCTTCCAAGGATCGACTGACTTTTGAAAAAGATCTGGCAACCGCCGTAGCAGAGGCTGATTTCATTCAAGAAAATGTACCTGAAGTTGAGGATTTGAAAGAGTCCGTCCTTCAACAGATTGATCAACATGCAAAACCGGATGCGATTATTGCATCCAGTACTTCTGGTATCAAGCCGTCGTACTTGCAACGTGGTCTCCAGCATCCTGAACGGTTTGTAGTGGCTCATCCATTTCATCCTGTTTATATTCTGCCATTGGTAGAGGTTGTACCAGGTCAATCGACCACAAAAGAAAACACCGATTCCGCCGTTGAATTTTTTGAAGGAATGAAGATGAAAGCGTTGCTTGTCCGCCATGAAATTGAGGGGCATATCGCTGACCGGCTGATTGAAGCGATCTGGCGTGAATCTCTTCACATTGTAAATGAAGGAATTGCGACCACTGAGGAAGTCGACCAAGCGTTCATTTATGGAGCAGGATTACGTTATGCACAATACGGTCCATTCCTAACCTTCCATTTGGCAGGAGGCGAGGGTGGTATGCGTCATATGCTCAAGCAATTCGGTCCAGCGTTGAAGAAGCCGTGGACAAAGCTTGAAGCTCCAGAACTGACGGATGAATTGCATGACCGTGTTGTAGCAGGATGTGAAGAGCAATCAGGAGCGTGCAGCTTATCAGACCTTGATAAAAATCGGAATGAATTCCTTGTTAAACTATTGGAGCTTGTAAAGGATCATTGGCCAGAAGCGAAGAAAGCTGAAAAAGAGCACGTATAG
- a CDS encoding 3-keto-5-aminohexanoate cleavage protein has product MKGKVILTAAVTGAGDTTEKNPNVPVTPKEIADSAIESAKAGATVAHIHARDPKTGGISHDIDHYREIVDRIRESETDVVINITSGGGGDFIPSLATPAAGGEGTDIQTPEERHRPVGELLPEMCTLDCGSTNFGNMIYVSPTDWLREQAKLIQQSGVKPELECFDTGHLRFAKQLINEGFIDGDPIFQFCLGIPWGAEADAETMLYMKNRLPENAHWSAFGIGRMQMPIAAQSALLGGNVRVGLEDNIYLRKGVPATNEQLVDKAVTMLEGHGIEPMTPDEVREYLQLRNPSGGK; this is encoded by the coding sequence GTGAAAGGAAAAGTTATATTGACTGCAGCTGTAACTGGAGCGGGAGATACAACGGAAAAGAACCCGAATGTGCCGGTAACACCGAAAGAAATTGCCGACTCAGCGATTGAAAGTGCGAAGGCAGGTGCAACGGTAGCTCATATCCACGCTCGTGATCCGAAAACAGGTGGAATCAGTCACGATATTGACCATTATAGAGAAATTGTCGATCGTATCCGTGAATCAGAGACGGATGTCGTCATTAACATTACATCTGGCGGAGGGGGAGACTTCATCCCAAGTCTTGCAACTCCTGCAGCTGGTGGGGAAGGAACAGATATCCAGACACCAGAAGAAAGACATCGGCCGGTGGGTGAGTTGCTACCAGAAATGTGTACACTTGACTGCGGAAGTACGAACTTTGGCAACATGATTTATGTGAGTCCGACAGATTGGTTACGTGAACAAGCAAAGCTAATCCAACAAAGCGGTGTGAAACCAGAATTAGAATGTTTCGATACAGGACATTTGCGTTTTGCGAAGCAATTGATTAATGAAGGATTTATCGATGGAGATCCGATCTTCCAATTCTGCCTTGGTATCCCTTGGGGAGCAGAGGCGGATGCTGAAACGATGCTGTATATGAAGAATCGCTTACCTGAAAATGCACATTGGTCTGCTTTTGGAATTGGACGTATGCAAATGCCGATCGCGGCTCAATCAGCTCTCTTAGGCGGTAATGTACGTGTCGGATTAGAAGACAACATCTATCTGCGTAAAGGTGTACCTGCAACAAACGAGCAGCTTGTCGATAAAGCTGTGACAATGCTTGAAGGACATGGGATTGAACCAATGACACCGGATGAAGTAAGAGAGTATTTACAACTACGAAATCCATCTGGAGGGAAATAA